A single window of Jiangella alkaliphila DNA harbors:
- a CDS encoding winged helix-turn-helix domain-containing protein — protein sequence MEEEPRSPIEGPGYRWENLADLLAGQIESGEIPPDAKLPSLRELSEDYEVSVNTAKAAVRSLRERGLVVTWHGGGSYAIGPQTRERLERRLQRPGDEQTDVPPGA from the coding sequence GTGGAGGAGGAGCCGCGGTCGCCGATCGAGGGTCCCGGGTACCGGTGGGAGAACCTCGCGGACCTGCTCGCCGGGCAGATCGAGAGCGGGGAGATCCCGCCCGATGCGAAGTTGCCCAGCCTGCGGGAGCTCAGCGAGGACTACGAGGTGTCGGTCAACACCGCCAAGGCCGCCGTGCGGAGCCTGCGAGAGCGTGGCCTGGTGGTGACATGGCACGGTGGCGGGAGCTACGCCATCGGGCCGCAGACCCGGGAACGGCTCGAACGGCGGCTCCAGCGACCCGGCGACGAGCAGACAGATGTCCCGCCCGGCGCCTGA
- a CDS encoding MerR family transcriptional regulator — MTAKPVSTGVAAKAIGVDPTTLTRWWHKGLVTPEFVTPGGHARWDEEKLKEQLRAMRHRED; from the coding sequence GTGACAGCCAAGCCCGTGTCGACCGGGGTCGCGGCGAAAGCCATAGGAGTCGATCCGACGACCCTGACACGGTGGTGGCACAAGGGCCTGGTCACGCCGGAGTTCGTCACACCCGGCGGACACGCCCGCTGGGATGAGGAGAAGCTGAAAGAGCAGCTCCGCGCGATGCGGCATCGCGAGGACTAG
- a CDS encoding NUDIX hydrolase — protein MTFEARWIGGELRGSDESTALQWVDLGDLAAVRMQPSQRRRLEHYARDGASRPHVDQLAARKLFTTTRVLRYP, from the coding sequence GTGACCTTCGAGGCACGCTGGATCGGAGGCGAGCTGCGCGGCTCGGACGAGTCGACAGCGTTGCAGTGGGTCGACCTGGGCGACCTGGCCGCGGTGCGGATGCAGCCGTCGCAACGGCGGCGGCTGGAGCACTACGCCCGCGACGGCGCCAGCCGCCCGCACGTCGACCAACTGGCGGCGAGAAAACTCTTTACAACGACTCGGGTTTTACGTTACCCTTGA
- a CDS encoding helix-turn-helix transcriptional regulator, with product MTGYCVTVDVLLDGHSPLDPAILGDTTVDRLGAMTDALAHLYGAISGDERGWSATVTLDDDTLNGARDRAVSEILAAADRARLPTAPVVRVEVVREDVRDAEQERPTLLDLVSGPEAAEILGVSRQRVHQLAHEHPDFPAPAYQLGVGSLWFRAGVEAFGQRWERRAGRPPSKTA from the coding sequence ATGACCGGGTACTGCGTGACCGTCGACGTCCTGCTCGACGGTCACTCCCCGCTCGACCCCGCCATCCTCGGCGACACCACCGTCGACCGGCTGGGCGCCATGACCGATGCGCTGGCCCACCTCTACGGCGCGATCAGCGGCGACGAGCGCGGCTGGTCGGCGACGGTGACCCTGGACGACGACACCCTAAACGGCGCCCGCGACCGCGCCGTCAGCGAGATCCTGGCGGCCGCCGACCGGGCCAGGCTGCCCACGGCGCCGGTGGTGCGGGTCGAGGTGGTGCGCGAGGACGTCCGCGACGCCGAGCAGGAGCGGCCGACCCTGCTGGACCTGGTGTCCGGGCCGGAGGCGGCGGAGATCCTGGGTGTCAGCCGGCAGCGCGTGCACCAACTGGCGCACGAGCACCCCGACTTCCCGGCGCCGGCCTACCAGCTCGGCGTCGGCAGCCTGTGGTTCCGCGCCGGCGTCGAGGCGTTCGGGCAGCGGTGGGAGCGCCGCGCCGGGCGGCCGCCGTCGAAGACCGCTTGA